The genomic window CCAATAAATGGCGCCATCGTCTCTAGTCCTTTATCATACTCACCTTTCTTTATGTATGAAATCCCTTCCTGAACCGGCTTCATAAAGCGCTGCAATGGCTGTGTCATGCTTCTTCGCTATCTTTCTGCCCTAACTCATACGCTTCATTCATCACTTTGGTAAACAATGCTAACATGGGCTGCAAATCGTCAAATCCTAGTTCAATCCCTTTTCCTTCTAACAATTCTTTAGCCTCTGGCACATATTTCATTGCAATCTGCATAAATGCCATGTTTTTTTCTTGTTCAGTCATCTGTACAGCCTCCTTTTTATCTTTCTTAACGTAACTGATTGTATTTTGATTCGCAAGTGAATTGCCCCAATCTAAAAAAGGAAAGTGAAACGGAAAGAAAAACTTGTTATAATAGGTAAATCGACGTTTGGAAATGAGGATGAACATGAACGGAACATTAACAGATAAAATTAATTCAAGACGCACATTTGCGATTATTTCTCACCCAGATGCAGGAAAAACAACGCTTACGGAAAAACTATTGCTTTTTGGTGGTGCGATTCGTGAAGCTGGAACTGTAAAAGGAAGAAAGAACGCGAAACATGCAACAAGTGATTGGATGGAAATAGAAAAGCAACGTGGGATATCTGTAACAAGCTCTGTACTTGAATTTTTGTACAACGGCTACCATGTCAATATTTTGGATACACCAGGACACGAAGACTTTTCAGAAGATACGTATCGGACTTTAACTGCTGCTGATTCAGCAACCATGTTAATTGATGCCGCTAAAGGAGTAGAAGCCCAAACAAAGAAATTGTTTAAAGTGTGTAAGCTTCGCGGTATCCCCATTTTTACGTTTATTAATAAATTGGATCGACAAGGTAGAGACCCGTTTGAACTAATGGAAGAACTTGAAAATCTGCTAGGAATTCGATCTTTTCCAATGGGATGGCCAATTGGGATGGGCCAGTCATTCAAAGCCGTTTACGATCGTGTAAATAAACGTTTAGAACTCTACAACCCAAACAACCCGAAGGATATTGATATTATTAGCGTCACTGGTCCAGATGATCCGAAAATTGACGAAGTTGTTAAAGACGAAGGGCTTGTACAGCAATTTCGTGAAGAGTTAGAGCTTCTTGACGTAGCTGGTGATGAGTACGATTTAGAGCGAA from Shouchella hunanensis includes these protein-coding regions:
- a CDS encoding ComZ family protein, with protein sequence MTEQEKNMAFMQIAMKYVPEAKELLEGKGIELGFDDLQPMLALFTKVMNEAYELGQKDSEEA